From one Chloroflexota bacterium genomic stretch:
- a CDS encoding DUF2442 domain-containing protein: MNTLDVKPGERVKNVHFTRDTLSVDLVDGRTITVPLAWYPRLLHATPEQRLNWRIAGAGYGIHWLGIDEDLSTEGLLRGAPAPPGSEQVTHRVSSRPKSKARRKTHA, translated from the coding sequence ATGAATACTTTAGACGTCAAACCCGGTGAACGTGTGAAAAACGTGCATTTCACCAGAGATACTTTGAGCGTAGACCTTGTGGATGGGCGCACGATTACCGTGCCCTTAGCGTGGTATCCACGCTTACTACACGCGACACCTGAGCAACGCCTCAACTGGCGCATTGCCGGTGCGGGTTACGGAATTCATTGGCTGGGCATTGATGAAGACTTGAGCACCGAAGGATTGTTGCGTGGTGCACCCGCGCCTCCTGGTAGCGAACAAGTTACACACCGGGTATCTAGCAGACCCAAAAGCAAAGCGCGCCGAAAAACACACGCCTAA
- a CDS encoding ribulose-phosphate 3-epimerase, translating to MTKLAPSILSADFARLGVQVQEAESAGADYIHVDVMDGHFVPNITIGPLVVAAIRPFTRLPLDVHLMIESPEKYVGDFANAGADMITVHQEACTHLHRIVQQIKGFNKKSGVALNPATPVGTLEEILPYIDLVLVMTVNPGFGGQEFIETMLSKIAAMRKMIDARGLDIEIEVDGGIHAETAPRVVAAGAQVLVAGSAIFNKQESVASAIGKLRASVK from the coding sequence ATGACCAAACTCGCTCCCTCCATCCTCTCCGCCGACTTTGCGCGGCTGGGAGTTCAAGTTCAAGAAGCCGAGTCCGCCGGCGCGGATTATATTCACGTGGATGTGATGGACGGACATTTCGTCCCGAACATCACGATCGGTCCGCTCGTCGTCGCGGCAATTCGCCCGTTCACGCGCTTGCCGCTCGACGTGCATTTGATGATCGAGTCGCCGGAAAAGTACGTCGGCGATTTTGCGAATGCCGGCGCGGACATGATCACCGTGCATCAAGAGGCGTGTACGCATTTGCATCGCATCGTTCAACAGATCAAAGGGTTTAACAAAAAGTCGGGCGTCGCGCTCAATCCCGCCACACCGGTCGGAACTCTGGAAGAAATCCTGCCGTACATTGATTTGGTGCTCGTGATGACCGTCAACCCAGGATTCGGCGGGCAAGAGTTTATCGAAACGATGTTGTCGAAAATCGCGGCGATGCGAAAAATGATTGACGCGCGCGGACTCGATATCGAAATCGAAGTGGATGGCGGCATTCACGCTGAAACTGCGCCGCGTGTCGTCGCGGCGGGCGCGCAAGTGCTCGTCGCCGGTTCGGCGATCTTTAACAAGCAGGAAAGCGTGGCAAGCGCAATCGGCAAGTTGCGCGCAAGCGTGAAATAA
- a CDS encoding 50S ribosomal protein L28, whose protein sequence is MAQRCEICGKGPLYGHAVSHSKHAVNRRFMPNITKRTLVYDGRKQKLNVCANCLRTLNKTA, encoded by the coding sequence ATGGCACAGCGTTGCGAGATTTGCGGCAAGGGTCCGTTGTACGGACACGCCGTCAGCCACTCGAAACACGCCGTCAATCGGCGCTTTATGCCGAACATCACCAAGCGAACGCTCGTTTACGATGGACGCAAGCAAAAGTTGAATGTGTGCGCGAATTGCTTGCGGACGCTTAACAAAACCGCATGA
- a CDS encoding Asp23/Gls24 family envelope stress response protein: protein MEETFPGRIEVSPTAIASLAGQAVVECYGVVGMANRNLRDGIAEVLPRGNYRRGIDVQLEDRAIVIDLYVVIQHGTRISEVAHGIMNRVKFTVEKAVGLPVLQVNVHVQGLHVDESE from the coding sequence ATGGAAGAAACTTTTCCCGGTCGTATTGAAGTTTCGCCTACCGCGATTGCCAGTCTCGCCGGTCAAGCCGTCGTCGAGTGTTACGGCGTCGTCGGCATGGCGAATCGCAATCTGCGGGATGGCATCGCCGAAGTGTTGCCGCGCGGCAATTATCGCCGCGGCATTGACGTGCAACTCGAAGATCGCGCTATCGTGATTGATCTCTACGTCGTGATTCAACACGGCACGCGCATTTCCGAGGTCGCGCACGGCATTATGAATCGCGTAAAATTCACGGTTGAGAAAGCCGTGGGCTTGCCGGTTTTGCAAGTCAACGTTCACGTGCAAGGACTGCACGTGGACGAATCAGAATGA